A part of Arachis hypogaea cultivar Tifrunner chromosome 12, arahy.Tifrunner.gnm2.J5K5, whole genome shotgun sequence genomic DNA contains:
- the LOC112726262 gene encoding transcription factor EGL1 isoform X2: protein MASSWSPKHEKMQKSLSTQLAVAVRSVQWSYGIFWAPSTTQEGVLEWREGYYNGDIKTMKTVQTTMEIKNDKIGVQRSEQLKELYKFLLVGESDPQTKRPSAALSPEDLSDSEWYYLVCMSFVFYPNQSLPGRALEIGETIWLCNAQYADSKVFSRSLLAKSASIQTVVCFPYLGGVIEIGTTELVLEDPNLIQHVKACLLEFSKPICSDKSSSALNKPDDDKLQPCSNGEHVLVDTKVLEYSCSPAEEIKLDQDPIKELQQDSNMDSPDGCSNGCEHNCRVGESMVEGINNGGPSSQVHFMDDDDALSNGAPDSLSSCDCISEASENRGKASKDVQLIRGIQSFNHLNRSSLDAEATDEHLSYTRILSALLGRSSAFKQNPYASNSNCKSSFVKWKKGGICEQNRLRLEQSLLKKTLFTVPLMHRSFSSIESMKENETKEWTNRLENADDKFRENVLSDKIRETGNFKILKSSIPHPISEVEKISILGDTIKYLKELETRVEELESYMDMSDSEARTKRKCPDMLEQISDNYGARKVYNKGMRKPWMMNKRKACDIDEKDREEIDRFVVSEEDNNKPLDVKVNMKEQEVLIEMKCPYREYILHDIMDAINNLHLDAHSVESSTTEGVLTLTLKSKFRGTATAPLGMIKEALWKVSGNL, encoded by the exons atggcttcttcttggaGTCCAAAGCATGAGAAGATGCAGAAGAGTTTGAGTACACAGTTAGCTGTGGCAGTAAGAAGTGTTCAATGGAGTTATGGAATTTTCTGGGCACcttcaacaacccaagaagg AGTGCTGGAATGGAGGGAAGGGTACTACAATGGAGACATTAAGACAATGAAGACAGTGCAAACAACAATGGAGATCAAGAATGACAAAATTGGAGTTCAGAGGAGTGAGCAGCTGAAGGAACTGTACAAGTTCCTTCTTGTTGGTGAATCTGATCCACAAACAAAAAGGCCTTCAGCTGCATTGTCTCCTGAGGATCTTTCAGATTCTGAGTGGTATTATTTGGTTTGCATGTCCTTTGTGTTCTATCCTAATCAAAG TTTGCCTGGTAGAGCACTAGAAATCGGCGAAACGATATGGTTATGCAATGCTCAATATGCAGATAGTAAAGTTTTCTCTCGTTCTTTACTTGCAAAG AGTGCATCAATTCAG ACTGTAGTGTGCTTTCCCTATCTAGGGGGTGTTATTGAGATTGGTACAACTGAACTG GTGCTAGAGGACCCTAATCTTATTCAACATGTGAAGGCTTGTCTCTTGGAATTCTCAAAGCCTATTTGCTCTGATAAATCTTCATCAGCACTCAATAAGCCTGATGATGACAAACTTCAACCATGCTCCAATGGTGAACATGTTTTGGTTGACACAAAGGTTTTGGAGTACTCATGTTCCCCAGCTGAAGAAATCAAGCTTGATCAAGATCCTATCAAGGAACTACAACAAGATTCCAACATGGATTCTCCTGATGGATGTTCTAATGGTTGCGAGCACAACTGCCGTGTTGGAGAATCGATGGTTGAGGGAATCAATAATGGAGGGCCTTCTTCTCAAGTTCATTTCATGGATGATGATGATGCCTTGAGCAATGGTGCACCTGATTCCCTGAGTTCTTGTGATTGTATATCCGAGGCATCCGAGAACCGGGGAAAGGCTTCAAAGGATGTTCAACTAATCAGGGGAATTCAAAGCTTCAATCATTTGAATAGAAGTTCATTGGATGCAGAAGCAACTGATGAACACTTAAGCTACACAAGAATACTCTCTGCTCTTCTTGGGAGATCGTCGGCTTTCAAGCAGAATCCGTATGCTAGTAACTCAAATTGCAAATCGAGTTTCGTGAAATGGAAGAAAGGAGGAATCTGTGAGCAAAATCGGCTGCGGTTGGAGCAAAGCTTGTTGAAGAAGACTCTGTTTACTGTCCCTCTTATGCATAGGAGTTTCTCATCTATCGAATCAATGAAAGAAAATGAGACAAAAGAATGGACTAATAGATTGGAAAATGCTGATGACAAGTTCAGGGAAAATGTCTTATCTGATAAAATAAGAGAAACTGGAAACTTTAAGATTCTCAAGTCTTCAATTCCTCATCCTATAAGTGAG GTGGAGAAGATTTCGATCCTAGGCGACACAATTAAGTACTTGAAAGAGCTTGAGACAAGAGTGGAAGAACTAGAATCTTACATGGACATGTCGGATTCAGAAGCAAGAACCAAAAGAAAATGTCCAGATATGCTAGAGCAGATATCAGATAACTATGGAGCCAGAAAGGTTTACAATAAGGGAATGAGGAAGCCCTggatgatgaacaagagaaaggcttgtgacattgatgaaaaagaCAGAGAAGAAATAGACAGATTTGTTGTGTCTGAAGAAGATAATAATAAGCCATTGGATGTGAAGGTTAACATGAAGGAGCAAGAGGTTTTGATTGAGATGAAATGTCCTTATAGAGAATATATATTGCATGATATCATGGATGCTATTAACAATCTGCATTTGGATGCTCACTCAGTTGAGTCATCAACAACTGAAGGTGTTCTTACATTGACACTTAAATCCAAG TTTCGAGGCACAGCGACTGCGCCGCTGGGGATGATCAAAGAAGCACTCTGGAAAGTGTCTGGAAATCTATGA
- the LOC112726262 gene encoding transcription factor EGL1 isoform X3, which produces MAMASSWSPKHEKMQKSLSTQLAVAVRSVQWSYGIFWAPSTTQEGVLEWREGYYNGDIKTMKTVQTTMEIKNDKIGVQRSEQLKELYKFLLVGESDPQTKRPSAALSPEDLSDSEWYYLVCMSFVFYPNQSLPGRALEIGETIWLCNAQYADSKVFSRSLLAKSASIQVLEDPNLIQHVKACLLEFSKPICSDKSSSALNKPDDDKLQPCSNGEHVLVDTKVLEYSCSPAEEIKLDQDPIKELQQDSNMDSPDGCSNGCEHNCRVGESMVEGINNGGPSSQVHFMDDDDALSNGAPDSLSSCDCISEASENRGKASKDVQLIRGIQSFNHLNRSSLDAEATDEHLSYTRILSALLGRSSAFKQNPYASNSNCKSSFVKWKKGGICEQNRLRLEQSLLKKTLFTVPLMHRSFSSIESMKENETKEWTNRLENADDKFRENVLSDKIRETGNFKILKSSIPHPISEVEKISILGDTIKYLKELETRVEELESYMDMSDSEARTKRKCPDMLEQISDNYGARKVYNKGMRKPWMMNKRKACDIDEKDREEIDRFVVSEEDNNKPLDVKVNMKEQEVLIEMKCPYREYILHDIMDAINNLHLDAHSVESSTTEGVLTLTLKSKFRGTATAPLGMIKEALWKVSGNL; this is translated from the exons ATG gccatggcttcttcttggaGTCCAAAGCATGAGAAGATGCAGAAGAGTTTGAGTACACAGTTAGCTGTGGCAGTAAGAAGTGTTCAATGGAGTTATGGAATTTTCTGGGCACcttcaacaacccaagaagg AGTGCTGGAATGGAGGGAAGGGTACTACAATGGAGACATTAAGACAATGAAGACAGTGCAAACAACAATGGAGATCAAGAATGACAAAATTGGAGTTCAGAGGAGTGAGCAGCTGAAGGAACTGTACAAGTTCCTTCTTGTTGGTGAATCTGATCCACAAACAAAAAGGCCTTCAGCTGCATTGTCTCCTGAGGATCTTTCAGATTCTGAGTGGTATTATTTGGTTTGCATGTCCTTTGTGTTCTATCCTAATCAAAG TTTGCCTGGTAGAGCACTAGAAATCGGCGAAACGATATGGTTATGCAATGCTCAATATGCAGATAGTAAAGTTTTCTCTCGTTCTTTACTTGCAAAG AGTGCATCAATTCAG GTGCTAGAGGACCCTAATCTTATTCAACATGTGAAGGCTTGTCTCTTGGAATTCTCAAAGCCTATTTGCTCTGATAAATCTTCATCAGCACTCAATAAGCCTGATGATGACAAACTTCAACCATGCTCCAATGGTGAACATGTTTTGGTTGACACAAAGGTTTTGGAGTACTCATGTTCCCCAGCTGAAGAAATCAAGCTTGATCAAGATCCTATCAAGGAACTACAACAAGATTCCAACATGGATTCTCCTGATGGATGTTCTAATGGTTGCGAGCACAACTGCCGTGTTGGAGAATCGATGGTTGAGGGAATCAATAATGGAGGGCCTTCTTCTCAAGTTCATTTCATGGATGATGATGATGCCTTGAGCAATGGTGCACCTGATTCCCTGAGTTCTTGTGATTGTATATCCGAGGCATCCGAGAACCGGGGAAAGGCTTCAAAGGATGTTCAACTAATCAGGGGAATTCAAAGCTTCAATCATTTGAATAGAAGTTCATTGGATGCAGAAGCAACTGATGAACACTTAAGCTACACAAGAATACTCTCTGCTCTTCTTGGGAGATCGTCGGCTTTCAAGCAGAATCCGTATGCTAGTAACTCAAATTGCAAATCGAGTTTCGTGAAATGGAAGAAAGGAGGAATCTGTGAGCAAAATCGGCTGCGGTTGGAGCAAAGCTTGTTGAAGAAGACTCTGTTTACTGTCCCTCTTATGCATAGGAGTTTCTCATCTATCGAATCAATGAAAGAAAATGAGACAAAAGAATGGACTAATAGATTGGAAAATGCTGATGACAAGTTCAGGGAAAATGTCTTATCTGATAAAATAAGAGAAACTGGAAACTTTAAGATTCTCAAGTCTTCAATTCCTCATCCTATAAGTGAG GTGGAGAAGATTTCGATCCTAGGCGACACAATTAAGTACTTGAAAGAGCTTGAGACAAGAGTGGAAGAACTAGAATCTTACATGGACATGTCGGATTCAGAAGCAAGAACCAAAAGAAAATGTCCAGATATGCTAGAGCAGATATCAGATAACTATGGAGCCAGAAAGGTTTACAATAAGGGAATGAGGAAGCCCTggatgatgaacaagagaaaggcttgtgacattgatgaaaaagaCAGAGAAGAAATAGACAGATTTGTTGTGTCTGAAGAAGATAATAATAAGCCATTGGATGTGAAGGTTAACATGAAGGAGCAAGAGGTTTTGATTGAGATGAAATGTCCTTATAGAGAATATATATTGCATGATATCATGGATGCTATTAACAATCTGCATTTGGATGCTCACTCAGTTGAGTCATCAACAACTGAAGGTGTTCTTACATTGACACTTAAATCCAAG TTTCGAGGCACAGCGACTGCGCCGCTGGGGATGATCAAAGAAGCACTCTGGAAAGTGTCTGGAAATCTATGA
- the LOC112726262 gene encoding transcription factor EGL1 isoform X1: MAMASSWSPKHEKMQKSLSTQLAVAVRSVQWSYGIFWAPSTTQEGVLEWREGYYNGDIKTMKTVQTTMEIKNDKIGVQRSEQLKELYKFLLVGESDPQTKRPSAALSPEDLSDSEWYYLVCMSFVFYPNQSLPGRALEIGETIWLCNAQYADSKVFSRSLLAKSASIQTVVCFPYLGGVIEIGTTELVLEDPNLIQHVKACLLEFSKPICSDKSSSALNKPDDDKLQPCSNGEHVLVDTKVLEYSCSPAEEIKLDQDPIKELQQDSNMDSPDGCSNGCEHNCRVGESMVEGINNGGPSSQVHFMDDDDALSNGAPDSLSSCDCISEASENRGKASKDVQLIRGIQSFNHLNRSSLDAEATDEHLSYTRILSALLGRSSAFKQNPYASNSNCKSSFVKWKKGGICEQNRLRLEQSLLKKTLFTVPLMHRSFSSIESMKENETKEWTNRLENADDKFRENVLSDKIRETGNFKILKSSIPHPISEVEKISILGDTIKYLKELETRVEELESYMDMSDSEARTKRKCPDMLEQISDNYGARKVYNKGMRKPWMMNKRKACDIDEKDREEIDRFVVSEEDNNKPLDVKVNMKEQEVLIEMKCPYREYILHDIMDAINNLHLDAHSVESSTTEGVLTLTLKSKFRGTATAPLGMIKEALWKVSGNL, translated from the exons ATG gccatggcttcttcttggaGTCCAAAGCATGAGAAGATGCAGAAGAGTTTGAGTACACAGTTAGCTGTGGCAGTAAGAAGTGTTCAATGGAGTTATGGAATTTTCTGGGCACcttcaacaacccaagaagg AGTGCTGGAATGGAGGGAAGGGTACTACAATGGAGACATTAAGACAATGAAGACAGTGCAAACAACAATGGAGATCAAGAATGACAAAATTGGAGTTCAGAGGAGTGAGCAGCTGAAGGAACTGTACAAGTTCCTTCTTGTTGGTGAATCTGATCCACAAACAAAAAGGCCTTCAGCTGCATTGTCTCCTGAGGATCTTTCAGATTCTGAGTGGTATTATTTGGTTTGCATGTCCTTTGTGTTCTATCCTAATCAAAG TTTGCCTGGTAGAGCACTAGAAATCGGCGAAACGATATGGTTATGCAATGCTCAATATGCAGATAGTAAAGTTTTCTCTCGTTCTTTACTTGCAAAG AGTGCATCAATTCAG ACTGTAGTGTGCTTTCCCTATCTAGGGGGTGTTATTGAGATTGGTACAACTGAACTG GTGCTAGAGGACCCTAATCTTATTCAACATGTGAAGGCTTGTCTCTTGGAATTCTCAAAGCCTATTTGCTCTGATAAATCTTCATCAGCACTCAATAAGCCTGATGATGACAAACTTCAACCATGCTCCAATGGTGAACATGTTTTGGTTGACACAAAGGTTTTGGAGTACTCATGTTCCCCAGCTGAAGAAATCAAGCTTGATCAAGATCCTATCAAGGAACTACAACAAGATTCCAACATGGATTCTCCTGATGGATGTTCTAATGGTTGCGAGCACAACTGCCGTGTTGGAGAATCGATGGTTGAGGGAATCAATAATGGAGGGCCTTCTTCTCAAGTTCATTTCATGGATGATGATGATGCCTTGAGCAATGGTGCACCTGATTCCCTGAGTTCTTGTGATTGTATATCCGAGGCATCCGAGAACCGGGGAAAGGCTTCAAAGGATGTTCAACTAATCAGGGGAATTCAAAGCTTCAATCATTTGAATAGAAGTTCATTGGATGCAGAAGCAACTGATGAACACTTAAGCTACACAAGAATACTCTCTGCTCTTCTTGGGAGATCGTCGGCTTTCAAGCAGAATCCGTATGCTAGTAACTCAAATTGCAAATCGAGTTTCGTGAAATGGAAGAAAGGAGGAATCTGTGAGCAAAATCGGCTGCGGTTGGAGCAAAGCTTGTTGAAGAAGACTCTGTTTACTGTCCCTCTTATGCATAGGAGTTTCTCATCTATCGAATCAATGAAAGAAAATGAGACAAAAGAATGGACTAATAGATTGGAAAATGCTGATGACAAGTTCAGGGAAAATGTCTTATCTGATAAAATAAGAGAAACTGGAAACTTTAAGATTCTCAAGTCTTCAATTCCTCATCCTATAAGTGAG GTGGAGAAGATTTCGATCCTAGGCGACACAATTAAGTACTTGAAAGAGCTTGAGACAAGAGTGGAAGAACTAGAATCTTACATGGACATGTCGGATTCAGAAGCAAGAACCAAAAGAAAATGTCCAGATATGCTAGAGCAGATATCAGATAACTATGGAGCCAGAAAGGTTTACAATAAGGGAATGAGGAAGCCCTggatgatgaacaagagaaaggcttgtgacattgatgaaaaagaCAGAGAAGAAATAGACAGATTTGTTGTGTCTGAAGAAGATAATAATAAGCCATTGGATGTGAAGGTTAACATGAAGGAGCAAGAGGTTTTGATTGAGATGAAATGTCCTTATAGAGAATATATATTGCATGATATCATGGATGCTATTAACAATCTGCATTTGGATGCTCACTCAGTTGAGTCATCAACAACTGAAGGTGTTCTTACATTGACACTTAAATCCAAG TTTCGAGGCACAGCGACTGCGCCGCTGGGGATGATCAAAGAAGCACTCTGGAAAGTGTCTGGAAATCTATGA
- the LOC112726262 gene encoding transcription factor EGL1 isoform X4: MKTVQTTMEIKNDKIGVQRSEQLKELYKFLLVGESDPQTKRPSAALSPEDLSDSEWYYLVCMSFVFYPNQSLPGRALEIGETIWLCNAQYADSKVFSRSLLAKSASIQTVVCFPYLGGVIEIGTTELVLEDPNLIQHVKACLLEFSKPICSDKSSSALNKPDDDKLQPCSNGEHVLVDTKVLEYSCSPAEEIKLDQDPIKELQQDSNMDSPDGCSNGCEHNCRVGESMVEGINNGGPSSQVHFMDDDDALSNGAPDSLSSCDCISEASENRGKASKDVQLIRGIQSFNHLNRSSLDAEATDEHLSYTRILSALLGRSSAFKQNPYASNSNCKSSFVKWKKGGICEQNRLRLEQSLLKKTLFTVPLMHRSFSSIESMKENETKEWTNRLENADDKFRENVLSDKIRETGNFKILKSSIPHPISEVEKISILGDTIKYLKELETRVEELESYMDMSDSEARTKRKCPDMLEQISDNYGARKVYNKGMRKPWMMNKRKACDIDEKDREEIDRFVVSEEDNNKPLDVKVNMKEQEVLIEMKCPYREYILHDIMDAINNLHLDAHSVESSTTEGVLTLTLKSKFRGTATAPLGMIKEALWKVSGNL; this comes from the exons ATGAAGACAGTGCAAACAACAATGGAGATCAAGAATGACAAAATTGGAGTTCAGAGGAGTGAGCAGCTGAAGGAACTGTACAAGTTCCTTCTTGTTGGTGAATCTGATCCACAAACAAAAAGGCCTTCAGCTGCATTGTCTCCTGAGGATCTTTCAGATTCTGAGTGGTATTATTTGGTTTGCATGTCCTTTGTGTTCTATCCTAATCAAAG TTTGCCTGGTAGAGCACTAGAAATCGGCGAAACGATATGGTTATGCAATGCTCAATATGCAGATAGTAAAGTTTTCTCTCGTTCTTTACTTGCAAAG AGTGCATCAATTCAG ACTGTAGTGTGCTTTCCCTATCTAGGGGGTGTTATTGAGATTGGTACAACTGAACTG GTGCTAGAGGACCCTAATCTTATTCAACATGTGAAGGCTTGTCTCTTGGAATTCTCAAAGCCTATTTGCTCTGATAAATCTTCATCAGCACTCAATAAGCCTGATGATGACAAACTTCAACCATGCTCCAATGGTGAACATGTTTTGGTTGACACAAAGGTTTTGGAGTACTCATGTTCCCCAGCTGAAGAAATCAAGCTTGATCAAGATCCTATCAAGGAACTACAACAAGATTCCAACATGGATTCTCCTGATGGATGTTCTAATGGTTGCGAGCACAACTGCCGTGTTGGAGAATCGATGGTTGAGGGAATCAATAATGGAGGGCCTTCTTCTCAAGTTCATTTCATGGATGATGATGATGCCTTGAGCAATGGTGCACCTGATTCCCTGAGTTCTTGTGATTGTATATCCGAGGCATCCGAGAACCGGGGAAAGGCTTCAAAGGATGTTCAACTAATCAGGGGAATTCAAAGCTTCAATCATTTGAATAGAAGTTCATTGGATGCAGAAGCAACTGATGAACACTTAAGCTACACAAGAATACTCTCTGCTCTTCTTGGGAGATCGTCGGCTTTCAAGCAGAATCCGTATGCTAGTAACTCAAATTGCAAATCGAGTTTCGTGAAATGGAAGAAAGGAGGAATCTGTGAGCAAAATCGGCTGCGGTTGGAGCAAAGCTTGTTGAAGAAGACTCTGTTTACTGTCCCTCTTATGCATAGGAGTTTCTCATCTATCGAATCAATGAAAGAAAATGAGACAAAAGAATGGACTAATAGATTGGAAAATGCTGATGACAAGTTCAGGGAAAATGTCTTATCTGATAAAATAAGAGAAACTGGAAACTTTAAGATTCTCAAGTCTTCAATTCCTCATCCTATAAGTGAG GTGGAGAAGATTTCGATCCTAGGCGACACAATTAAGTACTTGAAAGAGCTTGAGACAAGAGTGGAAGAACTAGAATCTTACATGGACATGTCGGATTCAGAAGCAAGAACCAAAAGAAAATGTCCAGATATGCTAGAGCAGATATCAGATAACTATGGAGCCAGAAAGGTTTACAATAAGGGAATGAGGAAGCCCTggatgatgaacaagagaaaggcttgtgacattgatgaaaaagaCAGAGAAGAAATAGACAGATTTGTTGTGTCTGAAGAAGATAATAATAAGCCATTGGATGTGAAGGTTAACATGAAGGAGCAAGAGGTTTTGATTGAGATGAAATGTCCTTATAGAGAATATATATTGCATGATATCATGGATGCTATTAACAATCTGCATTTGGATGCTCACTCAGTTGAGTCATCAACAACTGAAGGTGTTCTTACATTGACACTTAAATCCAAG TTTCGAGGCACAGCGACTGCGCCGCTGGGGATGATCAAAGAAGCACTCTGGAAAGTGTCTGGAAATCTATGA